A region of Vigna radiata var. radiata cultivar VC1973A chromosome 10, Vradiata_ver6, whole genome shotgun sequence DNA encodes the following proteins:
- the LOC106774510 gene encoding uncharacterized protein LOC106774510, whose translation MVLDSILSSPRLKSPSFRRQFTKDELGSWSTLVQRHRFLLSALVLLTLLCTVYLYFAVTLGASGTCSGLTGAQKASCHMELVKDNVAKGKLKIL comes from the coding sequence ATGGTTCTCGACTCCATACTGTCTTCTCCTCGACTGAAGTCTCCCTCTTTCAGGAGGCAGTTTACAAAGGATGAACTGGGTAGTTGGTCTACACTTGTGCAGAGGCATCGCTTCCTCTTATCTGCTCTTGTTCTGCTAACTCTTCTCTGTACTGTTTATCTTTACTTTGCTGTCACTTTGGGGGCCAGCGGCACTTGTTCTGGATTGACTGGAGCTCAGAAAGCTTCTTGCCATATGGAACTTGTTAAGGATAATGTGGCCAAGGGTAAACTGAAAATTCtttga